One Festucalex cinctus isolate MCC-2025b chromosome 3, RoL_Fcin_1.0, whole genome shotgun sequence DNA window includes the following coding sequences:
- the LOC144016219 gene encoding high affinity choline transporter 1-like isoform X1, with product MAVHVAGLVAVIAFYAVILLTGILAARKSKKVEKKCPGKKSEVTIVGGRNINVLIGVFTMTATWVGGGYIMGTAEAVYSPAQGLVWAFGPPAYLLNFLLGGLFFAKQMRSKRYVTMLDPFQNHYGQLFTTAILIPALLSDILWVACILAALGGTMSIILEVSSVVSILISAAVSIVYTFLGGLYAVAYTDIIQLSFIFVSLWLCIPFMILSPVVTDIAQTAHLNQSSVHSWIGEVTLENAGKWTDDFLMLALGGLAYQSLHQRILAAASSSKAQVTCFAAAGFSFIMGIPSVIIGAVAASADWNQTEYGLPPPYERGEAGNVLPLALCYITPTWVSVLGIGAIAAAVMSSMDSTLLSSASMFTQNIYKTTLRKQASDRELKWVIKISVLLVGLAGTGLAFNKSSILALWLLATDLLYCVVTPQLACVVHLRFANCYGAISGYLIALLLRMLSGEPALGIPPVLLYPGWREEDGVVTQYFPFRTLIASVSLAVVVLVSWLVQLGFSHQLIPQSWDVFDSFKEKMEAEEEEERPMQTFNDEKNYVFNTAL from the exons ATGGCCGTGCATGTGGCTGGACTCGTGGCCGTGATTGCCTTTTACGCTGTTATCCTGCTAACTGGCATCTTGGCGGCACGCAAATCAAAGAAAGTGGAGAAGAAATGCCCTGGCAAAAAGAGCGAAGTCACCATCGTCGGGGGACGCAACATCAATGTCCTCATTGGCGTTTTTACCATGACAg CAACATGGGTTGGAGGAGGTTACATTATGGGAACTGCTGAGGCTGTTTACTCTCCGGCTCAAGGTCTCGTCTGGGCTTTTGGCCCTCCTGCATATCTGTTGAATTTTCTGTTAG gtggtttgttttttgcaaaacaAATGAGGTCCAAACGCTACGTGACCATGTTGGACCCTTTTCAGAATCACTACGGCCAGTTGTTCACAACAGCAATATTAATTCCTGCTTTACTCAGCGATATTTTGTGGGTTGCCTGCATCCTCGCTGCTCTAG GTGGGACGATGAGTATCATCCTTGAAGTATCATCAGTTGTCTCCATCCTGATCTCTGCGGCTGTCTCTATCGTCTACACTTTTTTAGGAGGCCTGTACGCTGTTGCATACACTGATATCATCCAGCTGTCCTTCATATTTGTCAGTCTG tgGCTCTGTATTCCGTTTATGATTCTCAGTCCTGTGGTGACTGACATCGCACAAACAGCCCATCTCAACCAGTCAAGTGTCCACTCATGGATAGGAGAGGTGACGCTTGAGAACGCAGGAAAATGGACAGATGACTTTCTCATGTTG GCTTTAGGAGGGCTGGCTTACCAGTCATTACACCAGAGGATCCTTGCAGCCGCCTCTTCATCCAAGGCTCAGGTTACCTGCTTTGCCGCTGCTGGCTTTTCTTTTATTATGGGAATCCCTTCAGTCATCATTGGAGCTGTGGCTGCGTCTGCAG ACTGGAACCAGACGGAATACGGTCTACCCCCACCTTATGAGCGCGGGGAGGCAGGAAATGTCCTGCCATTGGCTCTGTGCTACATCACACCCACCTGGGTGTCAGTGTTAGGCATTGGCGCTATAGCAGCAGCAGTTATGTCCTCCATGGACTCAACATTGCTGTCATCAGCATCCATGTTCACACAAAACATATACAAGACGACTTTGAGAaagcag GCATCAGACAGAGAGCTGAAGTGGGTGATTAAGATTAGCGTACTGCTGGTGGGCCTGGCTGGAACCGGTTTGGCCTTTAACAAGAGCAGCATCCTTGCGTTGTGGCTGCTCGCGACCGACCTCCTCTACTGCGTTGTGACCCCGCAGCTGGCCTGTGTGGTGCACCTCCGCTTTGCCAATTGCTACGGCGCCATCAGCGGTTACCTAATCGCTCTGCTGCTGCGTATGCTGAGCGGAGAGCCGGCGCTCGGCATCCCGCCTGTGCTGCTCTACCCGGGATGGAGGGAGGAGGATGGGGTCGTCACGCAGTACTTCCCCTTCAGGACTCTGATTGCGTCCGTTTCCCTGGCGGTTGTCGTTCTCGTATCCTGGCTGGTCCAGCTGGGCTTCTCCCACCAGTTGATTCCTCAGTCCTGGGATGTGTTTGATTCGTTCAAAGAGAAAATGGaggcagaagaagaagaggagagacCAATGCAAACTTTCAATGATGAAAAgaattatgtttttaatacagCATTGTAG
- the cers3b gene encoding ceramide synthase 2 isoform X3 has translation MTKRVNDLMRWSCVIQCNSAVKQICVIPHSMLHTVTEWLWWERLWLPVNVSWADLEDREGRVYAKASQLYGVLPIALFLLFVRFLFERLVAAPLADVCGVKDRLRRTVEQNVVLENYFCTKAHVPSQADVRALCKKTSWTERRVQLWFRRRRNHQRPGLRKRFCEASWRCGFYFFAFVGGIVALHDKPWFYSLKEVWAGFPKQSLLESQYWYYFLEMGFYLSLLLSLTFDVKRKDFKEQVIHHIATLTLLAFSWISNYIRVGTIVMALHDSSDILLETCDFSFLGDPLHMGVSAGVVPCVLRLLFLQRHAAGAPDAACLLGRAHIKNALQVSLQQAGRGRQER, from the exons ATGACTAAAAGGGTAAATGACTTGATGAGGTGGAGTTGTGTTATACAGTGCAATAGCGCTGTTAAACAAATTTGTGTGATTCCCCACAGCATGTTGCACACAGTCACCGAGTGGCTGTGGTGGGAGCGTTTGTGGCTGCCCGTGAACGTCTCATGGGCGGACCTGGAGGACCGCGAAGGCCGCGTCTACGCCAAAGCCTCCCAGCTGTACGGCGTGCTGCCCATcgccctcttcctcctcttcgtcAGGTTTCTTTTTGAGAG GTTGGTGGCCGCGCCGCTGGCCGACGTTTGCGGTGTCAAAGACAGACTACGTCGCACCGTAGAGCAAAATGTTGTTTTGGAAAACTATTTCTGCACAAAAGCACACGTTCCATCACAG GCGGACGTGAGGGctctgtgtaaaaaaacaagctgGACCGAGCGACGAGTTCAACTGTGGTTCAGGAGGAGGCGGAACCACCAGCGTCCAGGTCTTCGCAAGAGATTCTGCGAGGCCAG CTGGAGATGTGGAttctatttttttgcatttgttggCGGCATTGTCGCCCTCCATGAT aaaccCTGGTTTTACAGTCTGAAAGAAGTTTGGGCAGGATTCCCTAAACAG TCGTTGCTAGAATCGCAGTACTGGTATTACTTCCTGGAAATGGGCTTCTACCTTTCGCTGCTCCTCAGCCTCACGTTCGATGTGAAGCGGAAG GACTTTAAAGAGCAGGTGATCCACCACATCGCTACGCTCACTCTGCTGGCGTTCTCGTGGATCTCCAACTACATCCGCGTAGGCACCATCGTGATGGCGCTCCACGACTCGTCCGACATCCTTCTCGAG ACTTGTGATTTTTCCTTTCTG ggtgatccactgcacatggGTGTATCCGCTGGAGTGGTACCCTGCGTTCTTCGGCTACTATTTCTTCAACGTCATGCTGCTggtgctcctgatgctgcatgTCTACTGGGCCGCGCTCATATCAAAAATGCTCTTCAAGTGTCTCTTCAGCAAG CTGGAAGGGGACGACAGGAGcgatga
- the cfap161 gene encoding cilia- and flagella-associated protein 161 isoform X2 codes for MANKMTSTLNFKTYRTSVKIGNWNEEQHLEEHVRNKYLRKRENGELIAQRVDLLKHNILSPVELSTTTDGALHFGDVVMLVNIGPCGVSAGRSIQPSVRTAFVITSVDGTPEGATLHYEQSFALKTTSDFTGGLYLTSDAQTFRKCSLRSRHQEVNLDESECFLTWWKVVHFDPQERLENEGLPVPANVNVVILHCKTHQALAVMERLILGTTYGNEYEVTAHTFLDVHKAEKSNNHWILCTSDPAGEGLLLLNRLKSEGNCVSLLRENPDDPTEFLRCSVCNYSEDR; via the exons ATGGCTAACAAAATGACCTCCACGCTCAATTTTAAAACCTACCGCACGAGCGTGAAAATTGGAAACTGGAACGAGGAACAGCACCTGGAAGAG cATGTGAGGAACAAGTACCTGCGGAAAAGAGAAAATGGGGAGCTGATTGCCCAGAGAGTCGACTTACTCAAGCACAACATCCTCAGTCCG GTGGAACTGAGCACGACCACGGATGGCGCACTGCACTTTGGAGATGTTGTGATGTTGGTGAACATCG GTCCGTGTGGAGTCAGTGCTGGGAGAAGCATTCAGCCTAGTGTGCGCACTGCATTTGTTATTACCAG TGTGGATGGCACCCCCGAAGGAGCAACTCTGCATTATGAGCAAAGTTTTGCTCTGAAAACAACAAGTGACTTCACCGGTGGA CTGTACCTGACGAGTGACGCGCAGACGTTCCGGAAGTGCTCGCTGAGGTCTCGCCACCAGGAGGTCAACTTGGACGAGAGCGAATGCTTCCTCACCTGGTGGAAGGTGGTGCACTTTGACCCCCAGGAGAGACTCGAGAACGAGGGTCTGCCCGTACCC GCCAACGTCAACGTGGTCATCCTCCACTGCAAGACGCATCAGGCTCTGGCTGTTATGGAACGTCTTATCCTTGG GACCACATACGGCAATGAATACGAGGTGACGGCTCACACGTTCTTGGATGTCCACAAAGCAGAAAAGTCCAACAACCACTGGATCCTGTGCACCTCCGACCCGGCCGGGGAAGGCCTCCTGCTTCTCAATCGGCTGAAATCGGAGGGCAACTGCGTATCGTTGCTGCGTGAAAACCCAGACGACCCAACGGAGTTTCTCAGATGTAGTGTGTGTAATTATAGTGAAGACAGGTAA
- the cers3b gene encoding ceramide synthase 2 isoform X2 — MLHTVTEWLWWERLWLPVNVSWADLEDREGRVYAKASQLYGVLPIALFLLFVRFLFERLVAAPLADVCGVKDRLRRTVEQNVVLENYFCTKAHVPSQADVRALCKKTSWTERRVQLWFRRRRNHQRPGLRKRFCEASWRCGFYFFAFVGGIVALHDKPWFYSLKEVWAGFPKQSLLESQYWYYFLEMGFYLSLLLSLTFDVKRKDFKEQVIHHIATLTLLAFSWISNYIRVGTIVMALHDSSDILLEGAKVLNYAKWHKTANVMFVVFTFLFMLTRLVIFPFWVIHCTWVYPLEWYPAFFGYYFFNVMLLVLLMLHVYWAALISKMLFKCLFSKLEGDDRSDEEEDDSEEERNSKRSHMNGAGIRGRANGH; from the exons ATGTTGCACACAGTCACCGAGTGGCTGTGGTGGGAGCGTTTGTGGCTGCCCGTGAACGTCTCATGGGCGGACCTGGAGGACCGCGAAGGCCGCGTCTACGCCAAAGCCTCCCAGCTGTACGGCGTGCTGCCCATcgccctcttcctcctcttcgtcAGGTTTCTTTTTGAGAG GTTGGTGGCCGCGCCGCTGGCCGACGTTTGCGGTGTCAAAGACAGACTACGTCGCACCGTAGAGCAAAATGTTGTTTTGGAAAACTATTTCTGCACAAAAGCACACGTTCCATCACAG GCGGACGTGAGGGctctgtgtaaaaaaacaagctgGACCGAGCGACGAGTTCAACTGTGGTTCAGGAGGAGGCGGAACCACCAGCGTCCAGGTCTTCGCAAGAGATTCTGCGAGGCCAG CTGGAGATGTGGAttctatttttttgcatttgttggCGGCATTGTCGCCCTCCATGAT aaaccCTGGTTTTACAGTCTGAAAGAAGTTTGGGCAGGATTCCCTAAACAG TCGTTGCTAGAATCGCAGTACTGGTATTACTTCCTGGAAATGGGCTTCTACCTTTCGCTGCTCCTCAGCCTCACGTTCGATGTGAAGCGGAAG GACTTTAAAGAGCAGGTGATCCACCACATCGCTACGCTCACTCTGCTGGCGTTCTCGTGGATCTCCAACTACATCCGCGTAGGCACCATCGTGATGGCGCTCCACGACTCGTCCGACATCCTTCTCGAG ggtGCAAAGGTACTAAACTATGCTAAGTGGCATAAGACAGCGAATGTTATGTTTGTGGTCTTCACCTTCCTTTTCATGCTGACCAGACTTGTGATTTTTCCTTTCTG ggtgatccactgcacatggGTGTATCCGCTGGAGTGGTACCCTGCGTTCTTCGGCTACTATTTCTTCAACGTCATGCTGCTggtgctcctgatgctgcatgTCTACTGGGCCGCGCTCATATCAAAAATGCTCTTCAAGTGTCTCTTCAGCAAG CTGGAAGGGGACGACAGGAGcgatgaagaggaggatgacAGCGAGGAGGAGAGAAACTCCAAGCGGAGTCACATGAACGGTGCCGGAATCCGGGGCCGGGCCAACGGTCACTGA
- the LOC144016219 gene encoding high affinity choline transporter 1-like isoform X2, which yields MAVHVAGLVAVIAFYAVILLTGILAARKSKKVEKKCPGKKSEVTIVGGRNINVLIGVFTMTATWVGGGYIMGTAEAVYSPAQGLVWAFGPPAYLLNFLLGGLFFAKQMRSKRYVTMLDPFQNHYGQLFTTAILIPALLSDILWVACILAALGGLYAVAYTDIIQLSFIFVSLWLCIPFMILSPVVTDIAQTAHLNQSSVHSWIGEVTLENAGKWTDDFLMLALGGLAYQSLHQRILAAASSSKAQVTCFAAAGFSFIMGIPSVIIGAVAASADWNQTEYGLPPPYERGEAGNVLPLALCYITPTWVSVLGIGAIAAAVMSSMDSTLLSSASMFTQNIYKTTLRKQASDRELKWVIKISVLLVGLAGTGLAFNKSSILALWLLATDLLYCVVTPQLACVVHLRFANCYGAISGYLIALLLRMLSGEPALGIPPVLLYPGWREEDGVVTQYFPFRTLIASVSLAVVVLVSWLVQLGFSHQLIPQSWDVFDSFKEKMEAEEEEERPMQTFNDEKNYVFNTAL from the exons ATGGCCGTGCATGTGGCTGGACTCGTGGCCGTGATTGCCTTTTACGCTGTTATCCTGCTAACTGGCATCTTGGCGGCACGCAAATCAAAGAAAGTGGAGAAGAAATGCCCTGGCAAAAAGAGCGAAGTCACCATCGTCGGGGGACGCAACATCAATGTCCTCATTGGCGTTTTTACCATGACAg CAACATGGGTTGGAGGAGGTTACATTATGGGAACTGCTGAGGCTGTTTACTCTCCGGCTCAAGGTCTCGTCTGGGCTTTTGGCCCTCCTGCATATCTGTTGAATTTTCTGTTAG gtggtttgttttttgcaaaacaAATGAGGTCCAAACGCTACGTGACCATGTTGGACCCTTTTCAGAATCACTACGGCCAGTTGTTCACAACAGCAATATTAATTCCTGCTTTACTCAGCGATATTTTGTGGGTTGCCTGCATCCTCGCTGCTCTAG GAGGCCTGTACGCTGTTGCATACACTGATATCATCCAGCTGTCCTTCATATTTGTCAGTCTG tgGCTCTGTATTCCGTTTATGATTCTCAGTCCTGTGGTGACTGACATCGCACAAACAGCCCATCTCAACCAGTCAAGTGTCCACTCATGGATAGGAGAGGTGACGCTTGAGAACGCAGGAAAATGGACAGATGACTTTCTCATGTTG GCTTTAGGAGGGCTGGCTTACCAGTCATTACACCAGAGGATCCTTGCAGCCGCCTCTTCATCCAAGGCTCAGGTTACCTGCTTTGCCGCTGCTGGCTTTTCTTTTATTATGGGAATCCCTTCAGTCATCATTGGAGCTGTGGCTGCGTCTGCAG ACTGGAACCAGACGGAATACGGTCTACCCCCACCTTATGAGCGCGGGGAGGCAGGAAATGTCCTGCCATTGGCTCTGTGCTACATCACACCCACCTGGGTGTCAGTGTTAGGCATTGGCGCTATAGCAGCAGCAGTTATGTCCTCCATGGACTCAACATTGCTGTCATCAGCATCCATGTTCACACAAAACATATACAAGACGACTTTGAGAaagcag GCATCAGACAGAGAGCTGAAGTGGGTGATTAAGATTAGCGTACTGCTGGTGGGCCTGGCTGGAACCGGTTTGGCCTTTAACAAGAGCAGCATCCTTGCGTTGTGGCTGCTCGCGACCGACCTCCTCTACTGCGTTGTGACCCCGCAGCTGGCCTGTGTGGTGCACCTCCGCTTTGCCAATTGCTACGGCGCCATCAGCGGTTACCTAATCGCTCTGCTGCTGCGTATGCTGAGCGGAGAGCCGGCGCTCGGCATCCCGCCTGTGCTGCTCTACCCGGGATGGAGGGAGGAGGATGGGGTCGTCACGCAGTACTTCCCCTTCAGGACTCTGATTGCGTCCGTTTCCCTGGCGGTTGTCGTTCTCGTATCCTGGCTGGTCCAGCTGGGCTTCTCCCACCAGTTGATTCCTCAGTCCTGGGATGTGTTTGATTCGTTCAAAGAGAAAATGGaggcagaagaagaagaggagagacCAATGCAAACTTTCAATGATGAAAAgaattatgtttttaatacagCATTGTAG
- the cers3b gene encoding ceramide synthase 2 isoform X1, whose translation MTKRVNDLMRWSCVIQCNSAVKQICVIPHSMLHTVTEWLWWERLWLPVNVSWADLEDREGRVYAKASQLYGVLPIALFLLFVRFLFERLVAAPLADVCGVKDRLRRTVEQNVVLENYFCTKAHVPSQADVRALCKKTSWTERRVQLWFRRRRNHQRPGLRKRFCEASWRCGFYFFAFVGGIVALHDKPWFYSLKEVWAGFPKQSLLESQYWYYFLEMGFYLSLLLSLTFDVKRKDFKEQVIHHIATLTLLAFSWISNYIRVGTIVMALHDSSDILLEGAKVLNYAKWHKTANVMFVVFTFLFMLTRLVIFPFWVIHCTWVYPLEWYPAFFGYYFFNVMLLVLLMLHVYWAALISKMLFKCLFSKLEGDDRSDEEEDDSEEERNSKRSHMNGAGIRGRANGH comes from the exons ATGACTAAAAGGGTAAATGACTTGATGAGGTGGAGTTGTGTTATACAGTGCAATAGCGCTGTTAAACAAATTTGTGTGATTCCCCACAGCATGTTGCACACAGTCACCGAGTGGCTGTGGTGGGAGCGTTTGTGGCTGCCCGTGAACGTCTCATGGGCGGACCTGGAGGACCGCGAAGGCCGCGTCTACGCCAAAGCCTCCCAGCTGTACGGCGTGCTGCCCATcgccctcttcctcctcttcgtcAGGTTTCTTTTTGAGAG GTTGGTGGCCGCGCCGCTGGCCGACGTTTGCGGTGTCAAAGACAGACTACGTCGCACCGTAGAGCAAAATGTTGTTTTGGAAAACTATTTCTGCACAAAAGCACACGTTCCATCACAG GCGGACGTGAGGGctctgtgtaaaaaaacaagctgGACCGAGCGACGAGTTCAACTGTGGTTCAGGAGGAGGCGGAACCACCAGCGTCCAGGTCTTCGCAAGAGATTCTGCGAGGCCAG CTGGAGATGTGGAttctatttttttgcatttgttggCGGCATTGTCGCCCTCCATGAT aaaccCTGGTTTTACAGTCTGAAAGAAGTTTGGGCAGGATTCCCTAAACAG TCGTTGCTAGAATCGCAGTACTGGTATTACTTCCTGGAAATGGGCTTCTACCTTTCGCTGCTCCTCAGCCTCACGTTCGATGTGAAGCGGAAG GACTTTAAAGAGCAGGTGATCCACCACATCGCTACGCTCACTCTGCTGGCGTTCTCGTGGATCTCCAACTACATCCGCGTAGGCACCATCGTGATGGCGCTCCACGACTCGTCCGACATCCTTCTCGAG ggtGCAAAGGTACTAAACTATGCTAAGTGGCATAAGACAGCGAATGTTATGTTTGTGGTCTTCACCTTCCTTTTCATGCTGACCAGACTTGTGATTTTTCCTTTCTG ggtgatccactgcacatggGTGTATCCGCTGGAGTGGTACCCTGCGTTCTTCGGCTACTATTTCTTCAACGTCATGCTGCTggtgctcctgatgctgcatgTCTACTGGGCCGCGCTCATATCAAAAATGCTCTTCAAGTGTCTCTTCAGCAAG CTGGAAGGGGACGACAGGAGcgatgaagaggaggatgacAGCGAGGAGGAGAGAAACTCCAAGCGGAGTCACATGAACGGTGCCGGAATCCGGGGCCGGGCCAACGGTCACTGA
- the cfap161 gene encoding cilia- and flagella-associated protein 161 isoform X1: protein MANKMTSTLNFKTYRTSVKIGNWNEEQHLEEHVRNKYLRKRENGELIAQRVDLLKHNILSPVELSTTTDGALHFGDVVMLVNIGEHRGQCLVLGINAYIEHMTKNPSPCIKGPCGVSAGRSIQPSVRTAFVITSVDGTPEGATLHYEQSFALKTTSDFTGGLYLTSDAQTFRKCSLRSRHQEVNLDESECFLTWWKVVHFDPQERLENEGLPVPANVNVVILHCKTHQALAVMERLILGTTYGNEYEVTAHTFLDVHKAEKSNNHWILCTSDPAGEGLLLLNRLKSEGNCVSLLRENPDDPTEFLRCSVCNYSEDR from the exons ATGGCTAACAAAATGACCTCCACGCTCAATTTTAAAACCTACCGCACGAGCGTGAAAATTGGAAACTGGAACGAGGAACAGCACCTGGAAGAG cATGTGAGGAACAAGTACCTGCGGAAAAGAGAAAATGGGGAGCTGATTGCCCAGAGAGTCGACTTACTCAAGCACAACATCCTCAGTCCG GTGGAACTGAGCACGACCACGGATGGCGCACTGCACTTTGGAGATGTTGTGATGTTGGTGAACATCGGTGAACATCGGGGGCAGTGTTTAGTGCTGGGCATCAACGCGTACATTGAGCACATGACCAAGAATCCTTCTCCTTGCATTAAAGGTCCGTGTGGAGTCAGTGCTGGGAGAAGCATTCAGCCTAGTGTGCGCACTGCATTTGTTATTACCAG TGTGGATGGCACCCCCGAAGGAGCAACTCTGCATTATGAGCAAAGTTTTGCTCTGAAAACAACAAGTGACTTCACCGGTGGA CTGTACCTGACGAGTGACGCGCAGACGTTCCGGAAGTGCTCGCTGAGGTCTCGCCACCAGGAGGTCAACTTGGACGAGAGCGAATGCTTCCTCACCTGGTGGAAGGTGGTGCACTTTGACCCCCAGGAGAGACTCGAGAACGAGGGTCTGCCCGTACCC GCCAACGTCAACGTGGTCATCCTCCACTGCAAGACGCATCAGGCTCTGGCTGTTATGGAACGTCTTATCCTTGG GACCACATACGGCAATGAATACGAGGTGACGGCTCACACGTTCTTGGATGTCCACAAAGCAGAAAAGTCCAACAACCACTGGATCCTGTGCACCTCCGACCCGGCCGGGGAAGGCCTCCTGCTTCTCAATCGGCTGAAATCGGAGGGCAACTGCGTATCGTTGCTGCGTGAAAACCCAGACGACCCAACGGAGTTTCTCAGATGTAGTGTGTGTAATTATAGTGAAGACAGGTAA